In one window of Streptomyces sp. FXJ1.172 DNA:
- a CDS encoding histidinol-phosphate transaminase yields the protein MSDVRIDDLPVRDELRGKTPYGAPQLDVPVRLNTNENPYPLPEPLVERITERVREAARDLNRYPDRDAVQLRTELAKYLTRTGKYPLGIENVWAANGSNEVIQQLLQTFGGPGRSAIGFEPSYSMHALIARGTGTGWISGPRNEDFTIDLAAAERAIAAHQPDVVFITTPNNPTGNAVPPETVLALYEAAQAAKPSMVVVDEAYIEFSHGDSLLPLLEGRPHLVVSRTMSKAFGAAGLRLGYLAADPAVVDAVQLVRLPYHLSAVTQATALAALEHTDTLLKYVEQLKSERDRLVTELRAIGFEVIESDANFVQFGRFTDSHEAWRKILDRGVLVRDNGVPGWLRVSAGTPQENDAFLGAVREVKKEPQA from the coding sequence GTGAGCGACGTGAGGATCGACGATCTTCCCGTACGGGACGAACTGCGCGGCAAGACCCCCTACGGCGCGCCCCAGTTGGACGTCCCTGTACGGCTGAACACCAACGAGAACCCCTACCCGCTGCCCGAGCCGCTGGTCGAGCGGATCACGGAGCGGGTGCGCGAGGCCGCCCGTGACCTGAACCGCTACCCGGACCGGGACGCGGTCCAGCTGCGCACCGAGCTGGCCAAGTACCTGACGAGGACCGGCAAGTACCCCCTCGGCATCGAGAACGTCTGGGCGGCCAACGGCTCCAACGAGGTCATCCAGCAGCTGCTGCAGACCTTCGGCGGACCGGGCCGCAGCGCGATCGGCTTCGAGCCGTCGTACTCGATGCACGCGCTCATCGCGCGCGGCACGGGCACCGGCTGGATCTCCGGGCCCCGGAACGAGGACTTCACGATCGACCTCGCCGCGGCCGAGCGTGCGATCGCCGCGCACCAGCCGGACGTCGTCTTCATCACGACCCCCAACAACCCCACCGGCAACGCGGTTCCGCCCGAGACCGTCCTCGCGCTGTACGAGGCGGCCCAGGCGGCCAAGCCGTCGATGGTGGTCGTGGACGAGGCGTACATCGAGTTCAGCCACGGCGACTCGCTGCTGCCGCTGCTGGAAGGCCGGCCGCACCTCGTCGTCTCCCGCACGATGTCGAAGGCGTTCGGCGCCGCGGGCCTGCGCCTCGGCTACCTCGCCGCCGACCCGGCGGTCGTGGACGCGGTCCAGCTCGTGCGGCTGCCGTACCACCTGTCGGCCGTCACCCAGGCGACCGCCCTGGCCGCCCTGGAGCACACCGACACCCTGCTGAAGTACGTCGAGCAGCTGAAGTCGGAGCGGGACCGGCTGGTCACCGAACTGCGCGCGATCGGCTTCGAAGTCATCGAATCCGACGCGAACTTCGTCCAGTTCGGCCGGTTCACGGACTCCCACGAGGCCTGGCGGAAGATCCTCGACCGGGGCGTCCTGGTCCGGGACAACGGCGTACCGGGGTGGCTGCGGGTGTCCGCCGGAACCCCGCAGGAGAACGACGCGTTCCTCGGCGCGGTCCGTGAAGTCAAGAAGGAGCCCCAGGCATGA
- the hisD gene encoding histidinol dehydrogenase — MISRIDLRGDALPEGPALRDLLPRADFDVQAALEKVRPICEAVHHRGDAALIDFAEKFDGVRLESVRVPAQALADALAALDPAVRAALEESIRRARLVHREQRRATHTTQVVPGGSVTEKWVPVERVGLYAPGGRSVYPSSVVMNVVPAQEAGVGSIALASPPQAGFGGLPHPTILAACALLGVDEVYAAGGATAVAMFAYGTESCAPANMVTGPGNIWVAAAKRFFTGKIGIDAEAGPTEIAILADDSADPVHVAADLISQAEHDPLAAAVLVTDSVELADAVDKELAPQVAATRHVEDRIVPALEGRQSAIVLVDGLEEGLRVVDAYGAEHLEIQTADAAAVADRVKNAGAIFIGPWAPVSLGDYAAGSNHVLPTGGCACHSSGLSVQSFLRGIHIVDYTKDALAEVAHHVVTLAEAEDLPAHGAAIKARFGWKVPESK; from the coding sequence GTGATCTCCCGAATCGATCTGCGCGGCGACGCCCTTCCCGAGGGCCCCGCCCTGCGCGACCTGCTGCCCCGAGCCGACTTCGACGTTCAGGCCGCCCTGGAGAAGGTGCGTCCGATCTGCGAGGCCGTGCATCATCGTGGCGACGCGGCGCTGATCGACTTCGCCGAGAAGTTCGACGGAGTACGGCTGGAATCCGTCCGTGTGCCGGCCCAGGCGCTCGCCGACGCGCTGGCCGCCCTCGACCCGGCCGTGCGCGCCGCGCTCGAGGAGTCCATCCGCCGCGCCCGCCTGGTCCACCGCGAGCAGCGCCGCGCGACGCACACCACCCAGGTGGTGCCCGGCGGCTCGGTGACCGAGAAGTGGGTGCCGGTCGAGCGTGTCGGTCTGTACGCGCCCGGTGGCCGCTCGGTGTACCCGTCCTCCGTGGTCATGAACGTCGTACCGGCCCAGGAGGCCGGGGTCGGGTCCATCGCGCTCGCCTCCCCGCCGCAGGCCGGCTTCGGCGGCCTGCCGCACCCGACGATCCTCGCCGCGTGCGCCCTGCTCGGCGTGGACGAGGTCTACGCCGCCGGCGGCGCCACCGCCGTCGCGATGTTCGCCTACGGCACCGAGTCCTGCGCCCCGGCGAACATGGTCACCGGCCCCGGCAACATCTGGGTCGCCGCCGCCAAGCGCTTCTTCACCGGCAAGATCGGTATCGACGCCGAGGCCGGCCCGACCGAGATCGCGATCCTCGCCGACGACAGCGCCGACCCGGTGCACGTGGCCGCGGACCTGATCAGCCAGGCCGAGCACGACCCGCTCGCGGCGGCCGTCCTCGTCACCGACTCCGTCGAGCTGGCGGACGCGGTGGACAAGGAGCTGGCGCCGCAGGTCGCGGCCACCAGGCACGTCGAGGACCGGATCGTGCCCGCGCTGGAGGGCCGGCAGTCCGCGATCGTCCTCGTGGACGGCCTCGAGGAGGGCCTGCGCGTGGTCGACGCGTACGGCGCCGAGCACCTGGAGATCCAGACGGCGGACGCCGCCGCGGTGGCCGACCGGGTGAAGAACGCGGGCGCGATCTTCATCGGCCCCTGGGCCCCCGTCTCGCTCGGCGACTACGCGGCCGGCTCCAACCACGTCCTGCCCACCGGCGGCTGCGCCTGTCACTCCTCGGGCCTGTCCGTCCAGTCCTTCCTGCGCGGTATCCACATCGTGGACTACACGAAGGACGCGCTGGCCGAGGTCGCGCACCACGTGGTGACGCTGGCCGAGGCGGAGGACCTGCCCGCGCACGGTGCGGCGATCAAGGCGAGGTTCGGCTGGAAGGTACCCGAGAGCAAGTGA
- a CDS encoding oxidoreductase, translating into MTEGAGFRAGDVPEELTAAEAGMWQAFRNGSVYDLSSGDAVVDDPHGGHPWGPERSVRARIVCWLLLDGPPALAGRVSSLKLVGVRVTGSLDLAGGTVLPYVELRDCRFDGEVLLPEARFTTLRLVGCAVPRLEAARVHTEGDLHLPRCRFQNGIRLTDAHIGTDLLLNEAVVYRGRSGRSITADGLTVGQDLQAEMLESHGELSLRGAKVGVSLSLRGARLSNAYGRLALNAPQLTVERTLYLTPAGVGSPLLSGTTPARGTRIQRFECRGGIRLDDGRFGDAVDLERARFAFGDDQELSLRRVHSPELRFLGDRPQHGKVVLSGARIVNLVDRAGAWPGAGNLHMAGFTYENLVPQGPFPLTRRLDWVAAATAEYAPEPYERLATVLRAAGEDEDAREVLLAKQRRRRETLPLAAKVLGYVQDWTVAYGYRPGRAAVWMAVLWAAGTLAFAHAGHAPRSRDEHPFWSPALFTLDLLLPVIDLGQAGDWQLHGGWAWLASAMILLGWILATTVAAGATRLLRRN; encoded by the coding sequence GTGACCGAGGGGGCCGGCTTCCGTGCCGGGGACGTGCCGGAGGAGCTGACGGCGGCCGAGGCGGGCATGTGGCAGGCCTTCCGCAACGGCAGCGTGTACGACCTGAGCAGCGGGGACGCCGTCGTGGACGATCCGCACGGCGGGCATCCCTGGGGGCCCGAGCGGAGCGTGCGGGCGCGGATCGTGTGCTGGCTGCTGCTGGACGGACCGCCGGCGCTCGCGGGCCGGGTGTCCTCCCTGAAGCTCGTCGGCGTCCGGGTCACCGGCTCGCTGGACCTGGCGGGCGGCACGGTCCTGCCGTACGTGGAGCTGCGCGACTGCCGCTTCGACGGCGAGGTGTTGCTGCCGGAGGCCCGGTTCACGACCCTGCGCCTGGTGGGCTGCGCGGTGCCGCGGCTGGAGGCGGCCCGGGTGCACACCGAGGGCGACCTGCACCTGCCGCGCTGCCGCTTCCAGAACGGGATCCGGCTGACCGACGCGCACATCGGCACCGATCTGCTGCTCAACGAGGCCGTCGTGTACCGCGGCCGCAGCGGCCGGTCGATCACGGCGGACGGTCTGACCGTGGGCCAGGACCTCCAGGCGGAGATGCTGGAGTCGCACGGCGAGCTGAGTCTGCGCGGCGCCAAGGTCGGCGTGTCGCTCAGCCTGCGGGGCGCGAGACTCTCCAACGCGTACGGCCGGCTGGCCCTGAACGCCCCCCAGCTGACCGTCGAGCGCACCCTGTACCTGACCCCGGCCGGCGTGGGCAGCCCGCTGCTGAGCGGCACGACACCCGCGCGCGGGACGCGGATCCAGCGCTTCGAGTGCCGGGGCGGGATACGGCTGGACGACGGGCGGTTCGGGGACGCGGTCGACCTGGAGCGGGCGCGGTTCGCCTTCGGCGACGACCAGGAGCTGTCGCTGCGCCGGGTGCACTCGCCCGAGCTGCGCTTCCTCGGGGACAGGCCGCAGCACGGCAAGGTCGTGCTGTCCGGGGCGCGGATCGTCAACCTGGTGGACCGCGCGGGCGCCTGGCCGGGGGCCGGCAACCTGCACATGGCCGGGTTCACCTACGAGAACCTGGTGCCGCAGGGCCCCTTCCCGCTGACCCGGCGCCTGGACTGGGTGGCGGCGGCCACCGCGGAGTACGCCCCGGAGCCGTACGAGCGGCTGGCGACGGTGCTGCGCGCGGCCGGGGAGGACGAGGACGCGCGCGAGGTGCTGCTCGCCAAGCAGCGCCGGCGCCGCGAGACGCTGCCGCTCGCCGCCAAGGTGCTGGGCTATGTCCAGGACTGGACGGTCGCCTACGGCTACCGGCCGGGCCGGGCCGCGGTGTGGATGGCGGTGCTGTGGGCAGCGGGCACGCTGGCCTTCGCGCACGCCGGCCATGCGCCGCGGAGCCGCGACGAGCATCCGTTCTGGAGCCCGGCCCTGTTCACCCTGGACCTGCTGCTGCCGGTGATCGACCTGGGCCAGGCCGGCGACTGGCAGCTGCACGGCGGCTGGGCGTGGCTGGCGAGCGCGATGATCCTGCTCGGCTGGATACTCGCGACGACGGTGGCCGCGGGAGCGACGCGGCTGCTGCGACGGAACTGA
- the hisH gene encoding imidazole glycerol phosphate synthase subunit HisH yields the protein MTAPAKKVVVFDYGFGNVRSAERALARVGADVEITRDFDKAMNADGLLVPGVGAFAACMRGLRDARGDWVIDRRLSGGRPVMGICVGMQILFARGIEHGVEAEGLDEWPGTVAPLEADVVPHMGWNTVDAPADSELFAGLDADARFYFVHSYAVHDWALETHNPVITAPKVTWSTHGRPFVAAVENGALWATQFHPEKSGDAGAQLLTNWIGTL from the coding sequence TTGACCGCGCCCGCGAAGAAGGTCGTCGTCTTCGACTACGGCTTCGGCAACGTCCGTTCCGCGGAACGCGCCCTCGCGCGCGTGGGCGCGGATGTCGAGATCACCCGTGACTTCGACAAGGCCATGAACGCCGACGGCCTGCTCGTGCCGGGCGTCGGCGCCTTCGCCGCCTGTATGCGGGGACTGCGTGACGCCCGCGGCGACTGGGTGATCGACCGCCGGCTGTCCGGAGGCCGGCCCGTGATGGGCATCTGCGTCGGCATGCAGATCCTGTTCGCGCGCGGCATCGAGCACGGTGTGGAGGCCGAGGGACTGGACGAGTGGCCCGGCACGGTCGCGCCGCTCGAGGCCGACGTCGTGCCCCACATGGGCTGGAACACCGTCGACGCCCCCGCCGACTCGGAGCTGTTCGCCGGCCTCGACGCCGACGCCCGCTTCTACTTCGTGCACTCCTACGCCGTCCACGACTGGGCCCTGGAGACGCACAACCCGGTGATCACGGCTCCCAAGGTCACCTGGTCGACGCACGGCAGGCCGTTCGTGGCCGCCGTGGAGAACGGTGCCCTGTGGGCCACCCAGTTCCACCCCGAGAAGTCCGGCGACGCCGGCGCCCAGCTCCTCACCAACTGGAT
- the hisB gene encoding imidazoleglycerol-phosphate dehydratase HisB, whose translation MSRVGRTERTTKETSVLVEIDLDGTGKTDIATGVGFYDHMLDQLGRHGLFDLTVKTDGDLHIDSHHTIEDTALALGAAFKQALGDKVGIYRFGNCTVPLDESLAQVTVDLSGRPYLVHTEPENMAPMIGEYDTTMTRHILESFVAQAQIALHVHVPYGRNAHHIVECQFKALARALRYASERDPRAAGILPSTKGAL comes from the coding sequence ATGAGCCGCGTAGGCCGCACAGAACGTACGACGAAGGAGACGTCCGTCCTGGTCGAGATCGACCTCGACGGCACCGGGAAGACCGACATCGCCACCGGCGTCGGCTTCTACGACCACATGCTCGACCAGCTCGGCCGGCACGGTCTGTTCGACCTGACCGTGAAGACCGACGGCGACCTGCACATCGACTCCCACCACACCATCGAGGACACCGCCCTCGCGCTGGGCGCCGCCTTCAAGCAGGCCCTCGGAGACAAGGTGGGCATCTACCGCTTCGGCAACTGCACGGTCCCGCTGGACGAGTCCCTCGCCCAGGTGACGGTCGACCTGTCCGGCCGCCCGTACCTCGTGCACACCGAGCCCGAGAACATGGCGCCGATGATCGGCGAGTACGACACGACGATGACCCGGCACATACTGGAGTCCTTCGTCGCCCAGGCGCAGATCGCGCTGCACGTGCACGTGCCGTACGGGCGCAACGCGCACCACATCGTGGAGTGCCAGTTCAAGGCGCTGGCCCGGGCGCTGCGCTACGCCTCCGAGCGCGACCCGCGCGCGGCCGGCATCCTCCCCTCCACGAAGGGCGCGCTGTAA